The following are encoded together in the Ranitomeya imitator isolate aRanImi1 chromosome 4, aRanImi1.pri, whole genome shotgun sequence genome:
- the LOC138675681 gene encoding uncharacterized protein, with protein MSNRVEFIRDFIEIYQSFPCLWKIKSPEYCNREKRREGYLQLIELYNRQAPDEAANEAVIKKKIQALRTVWRKELNKVLQTTRSGASTEEVYVPKLWYFEHLNFLRDQEVPRTSTCLRLLAPVEPIVSENHAEQESQGQQDDSAQESTLDCSQDCTTTDLVEAAPARSQSRQVQRKRKATSDASNELLSLAKKVLTRNVSPALEGFGHYVVDKLAKMDDNQRILAERLILEAVNKGTDGDLDKNTCLVSSRPIQRTEPSNFNGWSQGQTSMRHNPHVSHFGQPPPNNSYTPIPLHMASPIRHQNFQPEQSSYHNL; from the exons atgtcaaatcgtgtggagttcatccgggatttcatcgagatttatcagtcttttccctgcctctggaaaataaaatctcctgagtattgtaacagggaaaagaggagggagggttacttacagctcattgagctttacaatcgtcaggcaccagatgaggcagctaacgaagcagttattaaaaagaaaatccaggcgctccgcacggtctggaggaaggagctgaacaaggttcttcagactacaaggtccggagcttccactgaagaagtttatgtgccaaaactgtggtattttgagcatcttaattttctgagggaccaagaggtgccacggacttcaacgtgtcttcgattgttggcacctgtggaaccaatagtttcggagaaccacgccgagcaggagtcacaagggcaacaa gatgacagtgcgcaggagagtacacttgactgttcacaggactgcacaacaacagatctagtggaggctgcacctgccaggagtcaatcgaggcaagttcaaagaaaacggaaagccacctcagacgcctcaaatgaactattgagcctggcaaagaaggtgttgacaagaaatgttagccctgcgttagaggggtttggacactatgtggttgacaaactggcaaaaatggacgacaaccaaagaatactagcagagcgtctgattctggaagcagtaaacaagggtactgatggcgatttggacaagaacacttgtttggtctcttcccggccaatacagcggacagagccatcaaatttcaatggttggtcacagggtcagacatcgatgcgacacaatcctcacgtttcccacttcggccagccaccccctaataactcctacacaccaatacctttacatatggcttcgcccatcaggcaccaaaattttcagccggaacaatcgtcgtatcataatttgtga